A window from Pseudomonas frederiksbergensis encodes these proteins:
- a CDS encoding lipopolysaccharide kinase InaA family protein, with translation MAGWTLEPEYSDLAEDFGSLEAVFSLQGERLTRDPLSEVIRVQRNGVNYYVKRYVGAGKGLRRYLGKPRVKAEWQNLKRFAKWGIPTAEVVAWGLERRGAAYDRGAMITRELPNTEDLSALAERRDPKLADRAWVDNVSRQLAVYTRTMHDHRFTHNDLKWRNLLIDDEPRLFLIDCPNGDFWRGFWLKYRITKDLACLDKVAKYQLSATQRLRFYLQYRQCDRLNAADKKRIRHVVRFFEGRE, from the coding sequence ATGGCGGGTTGGACACTGGAGCCTGAGTACAGCGATCTGGCAGAAGATTTCGGCAGCCTTGAGGCCGTGTTTTCGCTTCAGGGCGAGCGCTTGACCCGCGACCCGTTGTCCGAGGTCATTCGCGTCCAGCGCAATGGCGTCAACTATTACGTCAAACGCTACGTGGGTGCGGGCAAAGGCCTGCGCCGTTACCTGGGCAAGCCTCGGGTGAAGGCCGAGTGGCAGAACCTCAAGCGCTTCGCCAAGTGGGGCATTCCTACCGCTGAAGTGGTGGCCTGGGGCCTGGAGCGTCGCGGTGCGGCGTACGATCGCGGGGCGATGATCACCCGTGAACTGCCCAATACCGAAGACTTGTCGGCGCTGGCCGAGCGGCGTGATCCGAAACTGGCGGACCGCGCCTGGGTCGACAATGTCAGCCGGCAGCTGGCGGTTTATACCCGGACCATGCACGACCACCGCTTCACCCATAACGATTTGAAGTGGCGCAACCTGCTGATCGACGATGAGCCCCGGCTGTTTTTGATCGACTGCCCCAACGGCGATTTCTGGCGCGGCTTCTGGCTCAAATACCGGATCACCAAGGACCTGGCCTGTCTGGACAAAGTCGCCAAGTATCAGTTGTCGGCTACCCAGCGCCTGCGCTTTTATCTGCAATACCGCCAGTGTGATCGGCTAAATGC